In Flavobacterium sp., a single window of DNA contains:
- a CDS encoding cysteine desulfurase family protein: MPNQQPIYLDNNATTRVDERVLEAMLPYFTDFYANSTSQHIAGLTVNEAVENAAWHTADLINADTEEIIYTSGATESINLAIKGLINEEKKHIITVSTEHKAVLETCHFMESIGFEISYLPVDKDGLLDINLLNETITAKTLVFIGMLSNNETGVIQNVSEISTILKNKNVLFMCDATQSAGKILIDVKTLGIDLLVLSAHKFYGPKGVGALYISAKAKLKLLPQILGGGQQRKLRSGTLNVPGIIGLGKAAEIAVNQLEKDKNRIEILRNKLEIGLLQFKDSFVNGNIQNRICNTSNICFPGVNSEKLIMALGNISVSNGSSCSAVTSEPSHVLKAMGLSDEDALSSIRFSLGRFTTEEDIDIVIERVLALAEELKV; encoded by the coding sequence ATGCCGAATCAGCAACCTATTTACCTTGACAATAATGCGACAACCCGTGTTGATGAACGCGTTTTGGAAGCCATGCTGCCTTATTTTACAGATTTCTACGCTAACTCAACAAGTCAGCATATTGCAGGATTAACGGTTAACGAAGCTGTTGAAAATGCGGCCTGGCATACTGCTGATTTAATTAATGCTGATACGGAAGAAATTATTTATACGTCGGGCGCAACAGAAAGCATAAATCTGGCGATTAAAGGTTTGATTAATGAAGAAAAAAAACACATTATAACAGTTTCTACAGAACACAAAGCGGTATTGGAAACTTGTCACTTTATGGAAAGTATCGGATTCGAAATCAGCTATTTACCAGTTGATAAAGACGGTCTTTTAGATATTAATCTTTTAAATGAAACAATTACTGCTAAAACACTGGTTTTCATCGGAATGCTTTCTAATAATGAAACGGGTGTCATACAAAATGTCAGCGAAATTTCTACCATTTTAAAAAATAAAAATGTGCTGTTTATGTGTGATGCTACTCAGTCTGCAGGAAAAATCCTGATTGATGTAAAAACTCTTGGAATTGATCTTTTGGTTTTGTCTGCACATAAATTTTATGGTCCAAAAGGAGTTGGTGCTTTGTATATTTCGGCGAAAGCCAAACTAAAATTACTTCCTCAGATTCTTGGCGGCGGACAACAGCGAAAATTACGAAGTGGAACTCTTAACGTTCCCGGAATTATCGGTTTAGGTAAAGCTGCAGAAATAGCTGTAAATCAATTAGAAAAAGATAAAAACAGAATCGAAATATTACGTAACAAACTAGAAATCGGTTTATTACAATTTAAAGATTCTTTTGTAAACGGAAATATTCAAAACCGAATTTGTAATACTTCGAATATTTGTTTTCCGGGTGTAAATTCAGAAAAGCTAATTATGGCTTTGGGAAATATTTCGGTTTCAAATGGTTCTTCTTGCTCGGCTGTTACTTCTGAGCCTTCCCATGTTTTAAAAGCGATGGGATTATCTGATGAAGATGCTTTGAGTTCAATTCGTTTTAGTTTGGGACGATTTACTACAGAAGAAGATATTGATATAGTTATTGAGCGGGTTTTGGCTCTAGCAGAAGAATTGAAAGTCTAG
- a CDS encoding xanthine dehydrogenase family protein molybdopterin-binding subunit encodes MSKTSNINRVDGFAKVTGSATYSAEYKTPGVVYACLVGSTIAKGRIKTIDTKKAEWAPGVLAVITHLNVDKPVGYQKAKDKHNFGQPLQIFKDDSVLYYDQPIALVIADTFERMQYAASLIKADYFKEEHSTELKKAADKEKKVDTDKGNDYHRGVQDGYKNAEVILEAEYTIPTEVHNPMELANIIAKWDGNKPILYTKSQGVEGTRKSVAGVFGVPAEDVEVHSEYLGGAFGMGLHTWPYEIAALIGSKKLNRPVKLVLHREQMFTNVGFRPFTIQKMGLGATKAGKLTGLTHEAVAMTSSYEDFMEGTVNMSRFIYDCENVSTRYRIVPLDTCTPIWMRGPGEATGSFALECAMDEMAYKLNLDPIEFRKLNYAEKDLEQNKPWSSKYLLECYEGGMERIGWKNRKNEPGSVKEGNWLVGYGMGTGTFGCYRSPTSVKAKFLPDGNLVLQCSVNDMGPGTATMMTAIGAEITGLPVENVIIEMGKSGLPKGPTQGGSATTSSVGSAVHDSCNLLVSKVLELATQNPVFKGIAITDLTFANGLIAAKNDNSKSIALTSLLAENKLEGLEVENLSKGAEEAKKYSIYSFSVHFVKVLVNPNLGKIRLAHVVSCADIGTVINQKTSAGQMYGGAVGGIGMGLMEALEIDHRFGRPINNNFADYHVPVNADIEKQEVFFVNKKDPISNPMGTKGLGETALVGMAPAIANAVFNATGKRVRDLPITLDKIIETVKV; translated from the coding sequence ATGAGCAAGACAAGTAATATTAATAGAGTTGACGGATTTGCTAAAGTAACAGGATCAGCAACTTATTCTGCCGAATATAAAACGCCTGGAGTTGTGTATGCCTGTTTGGTTGGAAGCACCATTGCAAAAGGAAGAATCAAAACCATTGATACTAAAAAAGCGGAATGGGCGCCGGGAGTTTTGGCGGTTATTACGCATTTGAATGTTGATAAACCTGTTGGCTATCAAAAAGCAAAAGACAAACATAATTTTGGACAGCCGCTTCAGATTTTCAAAGATGATTCGGTTTTGTATTACGATCAGCCAATTGCGTTGGTTATTGCGGATACTTTTGAACGTATGCAATATGCAGCAAGTTTAATTAAAGCCGATTATTTTAAAGAAGAACATTCGACAGAATTAAAAAAAGCGGCTGATAAGGAGAAAAAAGTCGATACCGATAAAGGAAATGATTATCACAGAGGTGTTCAGGATGGCTATAAAAATGCAGAAGTAATTTTAGAAGCTGAATATACGATCCCGACTGAAGTTCATAATCCGATGGAATTGGCTAATATTATTGCAAAATGGGACGGAAACAAACCTATTTTATATACCAAAAGCCAAGGTGTTGAAGGAACCAGAAAAAGTGTTGCCGGAGTTTTTGGAGTTCCTGCAGAAGATGTAGAAGTTCATTCTGAATATCTAGGAGGTGCATTTGGAATGGGATTGCATACCTGGCCCTATGAAATTGCGGCTTTAATTGGTTCTAAAAAATTAAACCGTCCAGTAAAATTGGTTTTACATCGCGAACAGATGTTTACCAATGTTGGTTTTAGACCTTTTACAATTCAAAAAATGGGTCTTGGGGCTACAAAAGCAGGAAAACTTACTGGTTTAACGCACGAAGCGGTTGCTATGACATCGAGTTATGAAGATTTTATGGAAGGAACGGTAAACATGTCGCGATTTATTTATGATTGCGAAAATGTTTCAACGCGTTACAGAATTGTGCCTTTAGATACTTGCACGCCAATCTGGATGCGCGGTCCGGGCGAAGCTACAGGTTCTTTTGCATTAGAATGTGCAATGGATGAAATGGCCTATAAATTAAACTTAGATCCAATTGAATTTCGAAAACTGAATTATGCCGAAAAAGATTTGGAACAAAATAAACCGTGGAGCAGTAAATATCTTCTTGAATGCTACGAAGGCGGAATGGAACGCATTGGTTGGAAAAACCGTAAAAATGAACCGGGTTCTGTAAAGGAAGGAAACTGGCTTGTGGGTTACGGAATGGGAACCGGAACTTTTGGCTGTTATAGAAGTCCAACTTCTGTAAAAGCAAAATTTTTACCAGACGGAAATCTGGTTCTGCAATGCAGCGTTAACGATATGGGACCGGGAACGGCCACTATGATGACAGCAATTGGAGCTGAAATTACCGGTTTACCTGTTGAAAATGTTATTATTGAAATGGGAAAAAGCGGATTGCCAAAAGGCCCAACGCAAGGAGGTTCGGCTACGACTTCTTCTGTAGGTTCAGCGGTACACGATTCTTGTAATTTATTAGTTAGTAAAGTATTGGAATTGGCTACGCAAAATCCAGTTTTTAAAGGAATTGCTATTACTGATTTGACTTTTGCAAATGGTTTGATTGCTGCTAAAAATGACAATTCTAAATCTATTGCTTTGACTTCTTTACTTGCTGAAAATAAGTTAGAAGGATTAGAAGTTGAAAATTTGTCAAAAGGAGCAGAGGAAGCTAAGAAATATTCTATTTATTCGTTTTCAGTTCACTTTGTAAAAGTATTAGTAAATCCGAATTTGGGTAAAATACGATTGGCTCACGTGGTTTCCTGCGCCGATATTGGAACGGTTATCAACCAAAAAACGTCTGCCGGACAAATGTATGGCGGAGCAGTAGGAGGTATCGGAATGGGATTGATGGAAGCTCTGGAAATCGATCATCGTTTTGGTCGTCCAATCAACAATAATTTTGCTGATTATCATGTTCCTGTAAATGCCGATATTGAAAAACAGGAAGTTTTCTTCGTAAATAAAAAAGATCCAATTAGCAACCCAATGGGAACTAAAGGTCTTGGCGAAACGGCTTTGGTTGGAATGGCGCCTGCAATTGCAAATGCTGTTTTTAACGCAACAGGAAAACGTGTTAGAGATTTACCAATTACACTCGATAAAATTATAGAAACCGTTAAGGTTTAA
- a CDS encoding nucleotidyltransferase family protein: MKDKFLHKTGIVILAAGNSSRLGRPKQLLEYKESTLLKNTVSEALKVPNSFVLVVTGANKEIIEKELNSAEITLCFNAEWENGMSSSIVKGVNELLHLNPDSEQCIITVCDQPFISNLVFENLISEHHKTQKNIVASTYSETLGTPVLFHKKHFNELLGLKGQEGAKKIIKKYSEDTVSVSFEKGNIDIDTEEDYDKLLG; the protein is encoded by the coding sequence ATGAAAGATAAATTTCTACATAAAACCGGAATCGTCATTTTAGCTGCAGGGAACTCTTCAAGATTAGGCCGCCCAAAACAATTATTGGAATACAAAGAATCAACGCTTTTAAAAAATACAGTTTCAGAAGCTTTAAAAGTCCCAAATTCATTTGTTTTAGTCGTAACAGGAGCGAATAAAGAAATAATTGAAAAAGAGCTTAATTCGGCTGAAATAACTTTATGTTTTAATGCTGAATGGGAAAATGGAATGTCGTCTTCTATAGTGAAAGGAGTCAATGAACTTTTACACTTAAACCCCGATAGTGAACAATGTATTATTACAGTTTGCGATCAGCCTTTTATAAGCAATTTAGTGTTTGAAAATCTTATAAGTGAACATCATAAAACCCAAAAAAACATTGTTGCTTCTACCTATTCTGAAACTTTAGGAACACCGGTTTTATTTCATAAAAAACATTTCAATGAATTATTGGGATTAAAAGGGCAGGAAGGAGCTAAGAAAATTATTAAAAAGTATTCTGAAGACACCGTTTCAGTTTCTTTCGAAAAAGGAAATATTGATATTGATACGGAAGAAGATTACGACAAGCTTTTAGGATAA
- a CDS encoding 2Fe-2S iron-sulfur cluster-binding protein, which yields MASKKNNPNEVTENDSNSRRDFIKKSGLLTALAFTPPSLVMASENKWDEKIAEYLETVPLSIEVNGKMHNLNIEPRTTLLDLLREQLQLTGTKKGCDHGQCGACTVHVNGTRILSCLTLASMQQNAQVTTIEGLSKGKKLHPMQEAFIKHDGFQCGYCTPGQIMSGIACIKEGHANSREEIREYMSGNICRCGAYHNIVDAITEVKEGGKEL from the coding sequence ATGGCTTCTAAAAAAAATAATCCAAATGAAGTAACGGAGAATGACTCAAATTCTCGTCGTGACTTTATAAAAAAGTCGGGACTTTTGACCGCTCTCGCCTTTACACCGCCTTCGCTGGTAATGGCATCCGAGAATAAATGGGATGAAAAAATAGCTGAATATTTAGAGACAGTGCCGCTTTCTATCGAAGTAAATGGCAAAATGCATAATCTTAATATTGAGCCAAGAACTACTTTACTTGATCTTTTAAGAGAACAATTGCAGCTTACCGGAACCAAAAAAGGCTGTGATCACGGGCAATGCGGTGCCTGTACAGTTCACGTAAACGGAACCCGAATTTTATCGTGCCTGACTTTGGCAAGCATGCAGCAAAATGCTCAGGTGACAACAATCGAAGGACTTTCAAAAGGAAAAAAACTGCACCCAATGCAGGAAGCTTTTATCAAACATGACGGTTTTCAGTGCGGGTACTGCACACCGGGACAAATCATGTCGGGAATCGCCTGTATAAAAGAAGGTCATGCAAACAGCAGAGAAGAAATCAGGGAATACATGAGCGGAAATATTTGCAGATGCGGAGCTTACCACAATATCGTTGACGCCATAACTGAAGTGAAGGAAGGAGGGAAAGAGTTATGA
- a CDS encoding xanthine dehydrogenase family protein subunit M: MKNFQIIRALSSGSAVTNISKESSAMFIAGGTNLVDLMKKNVTAPDKLIDINGLDLKKIEFLKGKVSIGALAKNSQVAEDSSIKEKHPLLALALAAGASQQIRHMATVGGNMLQKTRCSYYYNNDMPCNKRNPKSGCGAIGGANRMHAIFGASESCIAVHPSDMCVALAALDANVLVEGPKGKRQIKFTDFHRLPGNTPEKDNTLENKELITSVEIPDNNFTKNVYYLKVRDRTSYAFALVSVAAALDLKNNVINDVRLAMGGVAHKPWRLTEAEEFLKGKTVSEEIFKQAANLAMKGARSYGDNDFKLTLAPNAITEALTIAASK, encoded by the coding sequence ATGAAAAATTTCCAGATAATTAGAGCTTTATCATCAGGTTCAGCAGTAACAAATATCAGCAAAGAAAGTTCAGCGATGTTTATTGCAGGCGGAACGAATCTCGTTGATTTAATGAAAAAGAATGTTACAGCTCCAGATAAATTAATCGACATCAACGGATTAGACTTAAAGAAAATAGAATTTCTAAAAGGAAAAGTTTCGATTGGCGCTTTGGCAAAAAACAGTCAGGTTGCTGAGGATTCATCGATAAAAGAAAAACACCCTTTGCTGGCTTTGGCTTTAGCGGCCGGAGCATCTCAGCAAATCAGGCATATGGCAACGGTTGGAGGAAACATGCTTCAAAAAACACGCTGTTCATATTACTACAATAACGATATGCCTTGTAATAAAAGAAATCCAAAAAGTGGCTGCGGTGCGATTGGCGGTGCCAACAGAATGCACGCTATTTTTGGTGCTTCAGAAAGCTGTATTGCGGTTCACCCAAGTGATATGTGCGTGGCTTTGGCGGCTTTAGATGCTAATGTTTTAGTTGAAGGACCAAAAGGAAAACGACAAATTAAATTCACAGATTTTCATCGCCTGCCGGGAAATACGCCTGAAAAAGACAATACTTTAGAAAACAAAGAATTGATTACTTCGGTAGAAATTCCGGATAATAATTTTACTAAAAATGTGTATTATCTAAAAGTGCGTGACAGAACGAGTTATGCGTTTGCGCTGGTATCTGTTGCTGCGGCTTTAGATCTAAAAAATAATGTAATTAATGATGTGAGACTTGCCATGGGCGGTGTGGCACATAAACCCTGGCGATTAACTGAAGCAGAAGAGTTTCTGAAAGGAAAAACGGTTTCAGAAGAAATTTTTAAACAAGCAGCAAATTTAGCAATGAAAGGTGCAAGAAGTTACGGAGACAATGATTTTAAATTGACCTTAGCACCAAATGCCATAACGGAAGCACTTACAATAGCAGCATCAAAATAA